From the Neoarius graeffei isolate fNeoGra1 chromosome 1, fNeoGra1.pri, whole genome shotgun sequence genome, one window contains:
- the LOC132882762 gene encoding uncharacterized protein LOC132882762 isoform X3, translated as MAQNAKAAEECCYGFPKVAISMRIIKGYRETRTDCTYRGVIFSLFKGRRVCGNPSHMWVQQAMKKIDQRQFKKSTLLDFTEERQHKKISDAKAAKECCYGFPKVAIPMRIIKSYRETRTDCTYRGVIFSLFKGRRACANPSHMWVQQAMKKIDQRQFKKSTLLDFTEERQHKEISDTISAPQHDFTDEERNTEFSATSSAPQQDFTEGQQQQKEISATSSAPQKDFTERQQQKEIAATSSAPQQVSTEGQQKEISVTSSALQQDFTEKQ; from the exons ATGGCCCAGA ATGCGAAAGCAGCAGAGGAATGCTGTTATGGATTTCCCAAGGTTGCAATCTCTATGAGAATCATTAAAGGCTACAGGGAAACAAGGACTGACTGTACATATCGTGGAGTCAT TTTTTCCTTATTTAAAGGTCGCAGGGTGTGTGGCAACCCCAGTCACATGTGGGTGCAACAAGCAATGAAAAAAATCGACCAACGCCAGTTTAAAAAGTCAACTCTACTA GATTTCACAGAGGAACGACAACACAAGAAAATTTCAG ATGCGAAAGCAGCAAAGGAATGCTGTTATGGATTTCCCAAGGTTGCAATCCCTATGAGAATCATTAAAAGCTACAGGGAAACAAGGACTGACTGTACATATCGTGGAGTCAT TTTTTCCTTATTTAAAGGTCGCAGGGCGTGTGCCAACCCCAGTCACATGTGGGTGCAACAAGCAATGAAAAAAATCGACCAACGCCAGTTTAAAAAGTCAACTCTACTA GATTTCACAGAGGAACGACAACACAAGGAAATTTCAG ACACAATTTCTGCACCTCAACATGATTTCACAGACGAAGAAAGAAACACAGAATTTTCAG CTACAAGTTCTGCCCCTCAACAGGATTTCACAGagggacaacaacaacaaaaggaaATTTCAG CCACAAGTTCTGCACCTCAAAAGGATTTCACAGAGAGACAACAACAAAAGGAAATTGCAG CCACAAGTTCTGCACCTCAACAGGTTTCCACAGAGGGACAACAAAAGGAAATTTCAG TCACAAGTTCTGCACTTCAACAGGATTTCACAGAGAAACAATAA